In a genomic window of Candidatus Afararchaeum irisae:
- a CDS encoding MBL fold metallo-hydrolase, with protein sequence MVEISVLADNTVSELAPKGLRGEWGFSAAVGDVLFDTGQTGVVPENADRMGVEFDFETVVLSHSHYDHTGGLDKALGSLENPTVYCHPSVWKPRYVDHDGERRYIGFTYKREKIEDVAEIVEHTEPVEVSPGVHALGEIPRKYPDATMGMVEDESGIHDDDILDDQALAVEAEDGIAVVLGCGHSGLRNTVEYAESVLDDEVRYIVGGTHLVAFEDERVHEIADWLEGRLDLFGGTHCTGADAERIFAERFPEAFESVGVGSVLEV encoded by the coding sequence ATGGTAGAGATATCAGTCTTAGCCGACAACACCGTCTCTGAGCTCGCGCCAAAGGGACTCAGAGGCGAGTGGGGGTTCTCGGCGGCGGTCGGCGACGTCCTCTTCGACACGGGGCAGACAGGAGTAGTCCCCGAAAACGCCGACAGGATGGGCGTAGAGTTTGACTTCGAGACCGTAGTCCTGAGTCACTCCCACTACGACCACACCGGAGGTCTCGACAAGGCTCTCGGAAGTCTCGAAAACCCGACTGTCTACTGCCATCCGTCAGTCTGGAAGCCGCGTTACGTCGACCACGACGGAGAGAGACGTTACATAGGCTTCACGTACAAGAGAGAGAAGATAGAAGACGTCGCTGAGATAGTCGAACACACAGAGCCCGTCGAGGTCTCGCCAGGAGTTCACGCTTTAGGTGAGATTCCGCGCAAGTACCCCGACGCCACAATGGGAATGGTAGAAGACGAGTCGGGAATCCACGACGACGACATACTCGACGACCAGGCTCTCGCAGTCGAAGCCGAAGACGGTATAGCCGTCGTACTTGGCTGTGGGCACTCGGGTCTCAGGAACACAGTAGAGTACGCCGAGTCAGTTCTCGATGACGAGGTGCGTTACATAGTAGGAGGTACACATCTCGTGGCATTCGAGGACGAGAGAGTACACGAGATAGCCGACTGGCTCGAAGGAAGACTCGATCTCTTCGGAGGCACACACTGCACGGGTGCAGACGCCGAACGCATATTCGCAGAGAGGTTCCCCGAAGCCTTCGAGTCGGTGGGCGTCGGATCAGTCTTAGAAGTCTGA
- a CDS encoding sulfite exporter TauE/SafE family protein, which yields MEPIYLAPVAFFVISLVFSMLGTGRAVLYTPIAYWLGLDFTTQAVPLGMLLNVVTSSSAAYTYSRAKLVDWNIALLFGATMVVFAPLGAFATIGLPKDAVITAFAVFTVGSAVLMMSGWQPKDGEGFGRRQRVGIGLTGGSVLGFLAGLIGRGGGSFVMPLLYTMGVSVKTAAATTSVVVTAVGLSSVASHLVIGTDPVFLVWALSAVAVLAGSQIGSRLMAKEFESERVRQIFGVVLLGVAGILIYQSFVS from the coding sequence ATGGAACCGATATACCTTGCACCCGTAGCGTTCTTCGTGATCTCACTCGTCTTCTCGATGCTTGGGACGGGAAGAGCCGTACTGTACACACCCATAGCCTACTGGCTTGGACTCGACTTCACGACACAGGCTGTCCCTCTCGGTATGCTCCTGAACGTCGTGACGAGTAGCTCGGCTGCTTATACCTACTCAAGGGCAAAGCTTGTCGACTGGAATATAGCTCTACTCTTCGGTGCTACGATGGTGGTATTTGCTCCTCTCGGAGCATTTGCTACTATCGGACTGCCGAAGGATGCCGTAATCACGGCGTTTGCGGTTTTTACAGTGGGATCAGCAGTCCTGATGATGAGTGGCTGGCAGCCCAAGGATGGCGAAGGATTCGGTAGAAGACAGCGCGTAGGGATTGGTCTGACCGGAGGCTCTGTACTCGGATTCCTCGCGGGTCTCATAGGACGTGGAGGAGGCTCGTTCGTGATGCCTCTCCTGTATACGATGGGTGTCAGCGTTAAGACAGCGGCTGCGACGACTTCCGTGGTCGTGACTGCAGTCGGCTTGTCGAGTGTGGCTTCACATCTGGTGATAGGGACAGATCCCGTATTTCTGGTCTGGGCACTCTCAGCAGTCGCGGTTCTTGCGGGAAGCCAGATTGGATCACGTCTTATGGCGAAAGAGTTCGAGTCCGAACGTGTCAGACAGATCTTCGGAGTCGTTCTTCTGGGCGTCGCGGGAATTCTGATATACCAGTCGTTCGTGTCATGA